A DNA window from Seriola aureovittata isolate HTS-2021-v1 ecotype China chromosome 8, ASM2101889v1, whole genome shotgun sequence contains the following coding sequences:
- the rhogd gene encoding ras homolog gene family, member Gd: protein MQTIKCVVVGDGAVGKTCLLISYTTNAFPEEYIPTVFDNYSAQMSVDGRTVSLNLWDTAGQEEYDRLRTLSYPQTNVFIICFSIGSPSSHANVRHKWHPEVSHHCPNVPILLVGTKKDLRGDAETVKKLKEQGLAPTTQQQGNALAKQIGAVKYMECSALQQDGVREVFADAVRAVLYPVTKKNPKKCVLL from the coding sequence ATGCAGACCATAaagtgtgtggtggtgggtgaCGGGGCAGTGGGTAAAACCTGTCTTCTCATCTCCTATACCACCAATGCCTTCCCTGAAGAGTATATTCCCACAGTGTTTGACAACTACAGCGCTCAAATGAGCGTGGATGGCCGTACTGTCAGCCTCAACTTGTGGGACACAGCAGGCCAAGAGGAGTATGACCGCCTGCGTACTCTCTCCTATCCCCAGACCAACGTTTTCATCATCTGCTTTTCTATCGGCAGCCCATCCTCTCATGCCAATGTCAGGCACAAGTGGCATCCTGAGGTTTCTCACCACTGCCCCAATGTGCCCATCCTGCTCGTGGGCACCAAGAAGGACCTGAGGGGTGATGCAGAAACGGTGAAGAAGCTGAAGGAGCAGGGCCTGGCTCCCACCACCCAGCAGCAGGGCAATGCCCTGGCCAAGCAGATTGGGGCGGTTAAATACATGGagtgttctgctctgcagcaggatggtgtCAGGGAGGTGTTTGCTGATGCTGTGAGGGCAGTGTTGTATCCAGTCACGAAAAAGAACCCCAAGAAGTGTGTGCTGTTGTAA